From one Lotus japonicus ecotype B-129 chromosome 3, LjGifu_v1.2 genomic stretch:
- the LOC130743571 gene encoding MLP-like protein 43, protein MGLTEKTLYHQLHSVQNVAQRVHDTKVHQGDWHDIGSVKIWTITIDGKVETCKENIEVIDEQSKLITFNVFDGEISKKYKTFKITLQVIDVENAGGVVKWTLEYEKLTTIWILGLCMVLTGKVVHEFGIQSPSDKFFKVYTTQLHSVQNVAQRVHETKVHEGDWHDIGSVKIWTITIDGKVETCKENIEVIDEQSKLITFNVFDGEVSKKYKTFKFTLQVIDVENAGGVLKLTLEYEKLSEDITPPYGYLDFVTEAAKDVDAHLLKA, encoded by the exons ATGGGTTTAACAG AGAAAACTCTCTACCACCAACTCCACAGTGTTCAAAACGTTGCTCAAAGGGTGCATGACACAAAGGTTCATCAAGGTGACTGGCATGACATCGGTTCTGTTAAGATCTGGACTATTACTATCG ATGGAAAAGTAGAAACATGTAAGGAGAACATTGAAGTTATTGATGAGCAGAGTAAGTTAATAACATTCAACGTATTCGATGGCGAGATAAGTAAGAAATATAAGACCTTCAAGATCACCCTACAAGTGATTGATGTGGAGAATGCTGGTGGCGTTGTTAAATGGACTTTGGAGTATGAGAAGCTCACCACCATATGGATACTTGGACTTTGT ATGGTTTTAACAGGTAAAGTTGTCCATGAATTTGGTATTCAAAGTCCTTCTGACAAGTTCTTCAAAGTTTACACCACCCAACTCCACAGTGTTCAAAACGTTGCTCAAAGGGTGCATGAGACAAAGGTTCATGAAGGTGACTGGCATGACATTGGTTCTGTTAAGATCTGGACTATTACTATCG ATGGTAAAGTAGAAACATGTAAGGAGAACATTGAAGTTATTGATGAGCAGAGTAAGTTAATAACATTCAATGTATTCGATGGCGAGGTAAGTAAGAAATATAAGACCTTCAAGTTCACCCTACAAGTGATTGATGTGGAGAATGCTGGTGGCGTTCTTAAATTGACTTTGGAGTATGAGAAGCTCAGTGAAGATATTACACCACCATATGGATACTTGGACTTTGTAACTGAGGCTGCAAAGGATGTTGATGCTCATCTTCTAAAGGCTTAG
- the LOC130743572 gene encoding uncharacterized protein LOC130743572: MATSSSTPGSPRGTPTSDTATTMVTPPIPPVKPDFHPALAVTNIKNNIPFKLELDKDHYALWAELFETHAHATQVLHHIIPQVGMEPPTRTDASYARWATLDSTVKQWIYSTISFDLLATVMEKGSTAMATWNRIASMFEDNQNSRAVALDQDFISTRMEDFPNVSAYCQRLKHISDQLRNVGAPVSDHRLVLQLVSGLTEPFRGVATLIRQSEPLPPFLKVRSMLILEESGLARMSGPASQTALHTSASRPPASVDSSQQRPTYRSDQGHSNHRYGSGQNRNYQGGSGKPRKKGGSRYPGSSGSSGSSAASPPPWRPPPQASWNPWGWAPPPGWAPSPWGMPPCPYPTSQWSRPMGVPQQPGVLGPRPQAYTATASPAPTDIAAAMHTMSLTPPDTTWYMDTGASSHTAASQETASW, encoded by the exons ATGGCCACCTCTAGTTCTACCCCTGGCTCTCCACGCGGCACCCCAACTAGTGACACCGCCACTACTATGGTCACTCCACCTATTCCGCCGGTTAAGCCTGACTTTCATCCGGCCCTTGCTGTGACTaacatcaaaaacaacatcccTTTCAAACTCGAGCTCGACAAGGATCATTATGCTTTGTGGGCTGAGTTGTTTGAAACTCATGCTCACGCTACTCAGGTGCTCCACCACATCATTCCTCAAGTTGGCATGGAGCCTCCTACGCGCACCGATGCTTCCTATGCccggtgggccactcttgactcTACTGTCAAACAGTGGATTTATTCCACCATCTCCTTTGACCTTCTCGCCACTGTTATGGAGAAAGGTTCTACTGCTATGGCTACTTGGAACCGTATAGCTTCTATGTTTGAGGACAATCAGAACTCCCGTGCTGTCGCCCTCGACCAGGATTTCATCTCCACTCGCATGGAGGATTTTCCTAATGTTTCGGCCTATTGTCAACGTCTGAAACATATCTCTGATCAGTTGAGGAATGTTGGTGCCCCTGTTAGTGATCATCGTCTTGTTCTCCAGTTGGTCTCTGGTCTCACTGAGCCTTTCCGTGGTGTTGCCACCCTGATCCGTCAGAGTGAGCCTTTGCCTCCTTTCCTCAAGGTCCGCTCCATGTTGATTCTAGAGGAATCTGGTCTCGCCAGGATGTCAGGTCCGGCCTCTCAGACTGCTTTGCACACCTCTGCTTCCCGTCCACCGGCCTCCGTTGACTCCTCTCAGCAGCGCCCCACCTACCGCAGCGATCAGGGCCACTCCAACCATCGTTATGGGTCAGGGCAAAATCGCAATTATCAGGGTGGTTCTGGTAAACCTAGGAAGAAAGGTGGCTCCCGTTATCCTGGATCATCTGGCTCCTCTGGTTCCTCTGCTGCATCCCCTCCACCCTGGCGCCCACCACCGCAGGCATCCTGGAATCCATGGGGTTGGGCTCCTCCCCCTGGTTGGGCTCCTTCCCCTTGGGGCATGCCTCCTTGTCCTTACCCCACATCTCAGTGGTCGCGTCCCATGGGTGTTCCGCAGCAACCCGGCGTTTTAGGTCCGCGTCCTCAGGCCTACACCGCTACTGCTTCTCCAGCACCCACTGATATCGCTgctgccatgcacaccatgTCCTTGACTCCTCCAGACACCACGTGGTACATGGACACTGGCGCCTCGTCCCATACTGCGGCATCTCAAG AAACTGCTAGTTGGTAG